The Rosa chinensis cultivar Old Blush chromosome 7, RchiOBHm-V2, whole genome shotgun sequence DNA segment TTTCTTAAGGATTATTAAGTGGCTCATTGTGCAATTCTTGCTACACTTGTCAAGTTTAAGGTATGCACTTCAATTCTTTGTAATTAATTGTGGTGTGAACAATGTTAACCGCGATGATCAGACCAAGATCACAACAGAGAAAGCTTGCACTTACAAAGTAGGTGTTGAAGAGAACACGAAAGACCTGGGTGACAAGAAACTGTGTTTAGGAGAATTAGCATCGGTTATGGAGAACCTGGGAAGTTTATGTGGTGATAATGGGTCTAAGGAGATGGCTGACTTGCTTGAGGAGGAACCCAGCTTGGAGGAAGTAAAAGAAGCCTTCCATTTGTTTGATGAAAATACCGATGGGTTCATCGATGCAGGGGAGATCAAGAAGGTTCTCCATGTATTAGGTTTCGTCCAAGCTTCGGAGTCAGAATGCAAAAGAATGATCAAGACCTTCGATCACAATGGAGATGGACGTATAGACTTTGAGGAATTTGTTAAGCTTATGGAGGATAGCTTCTGCTGAATTGAAGAACCTAAATTCgtcaaaaaaattcaaaacagtGGCCTAGCTAATAGTTCAAAGTTCACGTATTGCTtgcttcctttttttccttctttctttctttgtttcctTTATTCTACCAGTGTTTCAAAATCAACTAGACTACCGCTTTCATGTTCTTCTAAGGTTAAGGCTCCAAGTTGCAAAAGGAGTAATAATAATGTAAAAATCTCTACTTTGAGCATAAAGATGCAAAGTGTTTTAAGTTTTACTAATCATACAAGAACTGGCCAACTCAAAACAGAACTCACAGATTGATTTACAGCAGAGTAAACAAGGTGTTGACCAAGAAATTACATATGAAAAATCTTTTGGAGAACGTAAGACTAAATCATAGTGGGAACATCAATTTAGTAAGGCATATTATGATAATAATGATTTTTGGAATTTTGGCCTCAAAACTAAAGTCTGAGCTGGATTTCCACATTTCTACAtcagatggaaaaaaaaaagtggcagTAAATCTTATAATTATGAGAAAAACACAAACCTTGATTACATAATCTGCGCCGCATATCGACCCGGTTGCGAAATCGGGCAAGTTTAAACTTGGAATACCACCAAAAGTGGATGAGTAAGATTGAATATTTATAGGATGATGCAGGCAGAAGATGTCATTGTTGTTGCAACTGATGGCTTGTTTCACAATTTGTTCCAGGCAAGTGAGACAACGGGTCATGAATTGTCATGACTTTTAAGACTAAAAAAAAGCCAGAGGAGCtagcaaagaagaaaagagaatttGGTGCAGATTGACCAGTGTGAGCGCAAAATTAGTGATACCCCTTAACGCAACTGGGAAACTAATTTGAAAAATGGCGGGCCAGGCCGGCCTTTCCCTTCCT contains these protein-coding regions:
- the LOC112176388 gene encoding probable calcium-binding protein CML46 gives rise to the protein MDKAIASSSMALVGVVLFFLRIIKWLIVQFLLHLSSLRYALQFFVINCGVNNVNRDDQTKITTEKACTYKVGVEENTKDLGDKKLCLGELASVMENLGSLCGDNGSKEMADLLEEEPSLEEVKEAFHLFDENTDGFIDAGEIKKVLHVLGFVQASESECKRMIKTFDHNGDGRIDFEEFVKLMEDSFC